From the genome of Glycine max cultivar Williams 82 chromosome 2, Glycine_max_v4.0, whole genome shotgun sequence, one region includes:
- the LOC100790525 gene encoding probable protein S-acyltransferase 22, whose translation MRKNGWQLPYHPLQVVAIAVFMALGFAFYVFFAPFVGKKMYQYVVMGLYTPLITCVFGLYIWCAASDPADPGVFKSKKYLKIPDSKKLDGLKNSKLGGESTSSMHDGNASTVGPKSVDKEELGTEASFKDAAISTEKKNASSPSLSRLLLVCSPCAYICGCSSSSNESSDQQASEDGMFYCSLCEVEVFKYSKHCRVCDKCVDRFDHHCRWLNNCIGKRNYRKFFTLMVASLLLLILQWLTGILVLICCFVEKKKFSVDISSKLGSSFSLVPFVIVVAVCTILAMIATLPLAQLFFFHILLIKKGITTYDYIIALREQEQEQQGIGGQQSPQMSPVSSLTGMSSASSFSTFHRGAWCTPPRLFLEDQLDVVPPETASVSSLGKKTMRDEPVKKKNPGAVKISPWTLARLNAEEVSKAAAEARKKSKILQPVTRHNNEPFRLEPDRNSGSSGRRMSPRIETNRRRPGKRIRLPADLPMEAIPKFSASNIDKGFIGTSSLAPLPPKARSVFQPSQAVSSSAGMVASSPESSLDSPDIHPFRVSSTEAEEARRLSDLSAAADVNLKGIPLSRSTSDGYEASGGEDSDRVPTRIVQRSTNWTNMLFSADQYERPFEPKSSSSVVYSRKL comes from the exons ATGAGGAAGAATGGGTGGCAGCTACCTTATCATCCTCTCCAG GTGGTGGCTATTGCTGTGTTTATGGCTCTGGGGTTTGCCTTCTATGTGTTCTTTGCTCCTTTTGTTGGGAAGAAGATGTATCAGTATGTTGTTATGGGTCTCTACACACCCCTG ATCACTTGTGTCTTTGGATTGTACATTTGGTGTGCAGCATCTGACCCTGCAGATCCTGGGGTTTTCAAGtccaaaaaatatcttaaaattccAGATAGCAAAAAGCTTGATGGACTCAAGAATTCTAAACTAGGAGGCGAATCAACTTCGTCAATGCATGATGGAAATGCTTCAACTGTTGGACCAAAATCGGTCGATAAGGAAGAATTGGGAACTGAAGCAAGTTTTAAAGATGCTGCTATTTCTACAGAGAAGAAAAATGCATCATCACCTTCTTTGTCCCGTCTCCTATTGGTTTGCTCTCCTTGTGCTTATATATGTGGTTGCTCAAGTTCAAGTAACGAATCTTCTGATCAACAAGCAAGTGAAGATGGCATGTTCTATTGCAGTTTGTGTGAAGTTGAG GTCTTCAAGTATAGCAAGCATTGTAGAGTTTGTGACAAGTGTGTTGATCGCTTTGATCATCATTGCAGg TGGCTGAACAACTGTATTGGGAAAAGGAACTACAGAAAATTTTTCACCCTTATGGTTGCTTCTCTCCTCTTG CTTATTCTTCAGTGGTTGACTGGGATACTTGTGCTTATCTGCTGTTTTGTTGAGAAGAAGAAATTTTCTGTGGATATCTCCTCCAAATTGGGGAGCAGTTTCTCTCTGGTTCCCTTCGTTATTGTGGTG GCAGTTTGCACCATTTTGGCTATGATTGCTACCCTACCCCTTGCTCAGCTGTTCTTCTTTCATATTCTTCTCATTAAAAAG GGAATCACCACATATGATTACATCATAGCTTTGAGGGAGCAGGAGCAGGAGCAACAAGGCATTGGAGGTCAGCAGAGTCCCCAAATGTCGCCTGTTAGCTCCCTTACTGGAATGAGCAGTGCAAGCTCTTTTTCTACTTTCCATCGTGGAGCATGGTGCACACCCCCGCGTCTGTTCCTTGAAGATCAG CTTGATGTAGTGCCCCCAGAAACGGCTTCTGTAAGTTCACTGGGAAAGAAGACAATGAGAGACGAGCCGGTTAAGAAAAAGAATCCCGGAGCAGTCAAAATCAGTCCATGGACGCTGGCACGGTTGAATGCAGAAGAGGTTTCCAAGGCTGCTGCAGaagcaagaaaaaaatcaaagattCTTCAGCCCGTGACAAGGCATAATAACGAGCCATTCAGGCTGGAGCCAGATCGCAACTCTGGCAGCAGTGGCCGGCGAATGAGCCCTAGGATTGAGACCAACAGAAGACGGCCCGGTAAACGGATTCGCCTGCCTGCCGACTTGCCTATGGAGGCCATACCAAAATTTTCTGCCAGCAACATTGACAAAGGCTTCATTGGAACATCTAGTTTGGCGCCTCTCCCGCCCAAAGCACGGAGCGTGTTTCAACCAAGTCAAGCAGTGTCAAGCTCAGCCGGGATGGTTGCCTCCTCTCCTGAAAGCAGTCTAGACTCGCCTGACATTCACCCGTTTCGTGTGTCTTCCACCGAAGCTGAAGAAGCAAGAAGGCTTTCCGATCTTTCTGCTGCTGCCGACGTGAACCTGAAGGGAATCCCTCTGTCAAGGTCAACTAGTGATGGGTATGAGGCCTCTGGTGGGGAAGATAGTGACAGGGTTCCCACCAGGATTGTTCAGAGGTCCACAAATTGGACTAATATGCTCTTCAGTGCTGATCAGTACGAGAGAccttttgagccaaaatcatCATCTAGCGTGGTTTATAGCAGAAAGTTGTGA
- the LOC100791930 gene encoding putative exosome complex component rrp40, with product METKSSSSSTNLVDQSVCPGDVILDLSNMTNQTIKLGGGLRQDCDAISVMKAGRLRFSKPNKYWVENSQKRYVPHAEDSVLGIVVDSRSDNFLVDIKGPALAFLPVLAFEGGTRRNIPRFEIGTLIYARVVKANPGMNPELACTDASGKAAEFGALKDGYMFECTTGLSRMLLSSPTCPVLDALGKKLSFEIAVGLNGRVWVSAASPQTTIVVANAIMNSETLSGAQQRIMVEKLLERIH from the exons ATGGAGACAAAATCATCCAGTTCCTCTACAAACTTGGTAGACCAATCAGTG TGTCCTGGAGATGTGATTCTTGATCTGTCTAACATGACAAACCAGACAATTAAACTTGGTGGTGGTCTACGACAG GACTGTGATGCGATTTCTGTAATGAAGGCTGGCAGACTAAGGTTCTCAAAGCCTAATAAATACTGGGTTGAAAATTCTCAGAAGAGG TATGTGCCACATGCAGAGGATTCTGTTCTTGGAATTGTTGTAGACTCCAGATCAGAT AACTTTCTTGTTGACATAAAAGGGCCAGCTTTAGCATTTTTACCAGTGCTTGCATTTGAAGGAGGAACTAGAAGAAATATACCTAGGTTTGAG ATAGGTACTTTGATTTACGCACGGGTCGTAAAAGCAAACCCTGGAATGAATCCAGAGTTGGCATGTACTGATG CCAGTGGGAAAGCAGCAGAATTTGGTGCCCTAAAAGATGGCTATATGTTTGAGTGTACAACGGGTCTCTCAAGGAT GCTTCTCAGTTCTCCCACATGTCCAGTACTTGATGCTTTAGGGAAGAAACTGTCCTTCGAGATAGCAGTTGGCTTAAATGGACGTGTTTGG GTCAGTGCAGCATCTCCACAAACAACTATTGTTGTAGCTAATGCGATTATGAATTCAGAGACATTGAGTGGTGCTCAGCAGAGAATAATGGTTGAAAAGCTGCTGGAGAGGATCCATTGA
- the LOC100798811 gene encoding uncharacterized protein, whose protein sequence is MLTGLMKKIASTTMGSCASNPSRKSSGQKRRKQKSGKRRGNGLPSALPELPLKRVSNAGSRVGDFSLSNFVHLDFENNGASAPSCRRSEVSNMKFHLTQYHSHSQIDANGKYQEEAWFDSVSIIESDSDDEFSSVHGDCFPFPNNAMGSVPNTQLLQYESASCIVDSVHKYEEFYESYLKIDGGNCKSGERTQESSSKQSTVIMLSVKRTSIDGHDKTESCSSEKFLYRPAAGLQIPVSIQEKPLPSTWSAISPSVFNLRGENFFRDKQKCPAPESCPYIPIGVDLFACPKKISHIAKHLELPLVKENESLPSLLIVNIQLPTYAASVFLGDANGEGLSLVLYFKLSENFEKEISPNFMGMIKRLIDDETEKVKGYTKESLVPYRERLKILAGVVNPEDLNLYSAEKKLINAYNGKPVLSRPQHEFYKGPNYFEIDLDIHRFSYISRKGLDSLRDRVKHGILDVGLTIQAQKQEELPEEVLCCLRLNKIDFVNHGQIPTLMTLDDNSGVH, encoded by the exons atgtTGACCGGATTAATGAAGAAGATCGCATCCACCACAATGGGGAGCTGTGCCTCAAATCCAAGCAGAAAGAGCAGTggtcagaaaagaagaaaacaaaagtctGGGAAACGCAGAGGAAACGGCCTTCCCTCTGCACTTCCTGAATTGCCTTTGAAAAGGGTTAGCAATGCCGGAAGCCGTGTGGGAGACTTCTCTCTCAGTAACTTTGTTCACCTGGACTTTGAGAATAATGGTGCTTCAGCCCCCTCCTGCAGAAGATCAGAGGTTTCAAACATGAAGTTTCATCTCACACAATACCATAGTCATAGtcaaattgatgcaaatg GAAAATACCAAGAAGAAGCATGGTTTGACTCAGTTAGCATTATAGAATCTGATTCAGATGATGAATTCAGCAGTGTGCATGGAG ATTGTTTTCCCTTTCCCAACAATGCTATGGGAAGTGTCCCAAATACTCAGTTACTCCAGTATGAAAGTGCATCCTGCATTGTAGATTCAGTGCATAAGTATGAGGAGTTTTACGAAAGTTACCTCAAAATTGATGGTGGAAACTGTAAGAGTGGGGAGAGAACTCAAGAAAGCAGCTCAAAACAATCAACAGTTATCATGCTTTCTGTAAAAAGGACTTCAATTGATGGACATGACAAGACTGAATCAT GTTCATCAGAGAAATTTCTTTACCGTCCTGCGGCGGGGCTTCAAATTCCAGTTTCTATTCAAGAAAAGCCATTACCTAGCACATGGTCTGCGATTTCGCCTTCAGTGTTCAATCTTCGCGGTGAAAATTTTTTCAG AGATAAGCAGAAGTGCCCTGCTCCAGAATCCTGCCCTTACATACCAATAGGTGTTGATTTATTTGCCTGTCCTAAGAAGATAAGTCACATAGCTAAGCATCTTGAACTTCCACTTGTCAAAGAAAATGAGAGTTTACCTTCCCTCCTCATTGTTAATATACAG TTGCCAACATATGCTGCTAGCGTGTTCCTTGGTGATGCCAATGGGGAAGGCTTGAGTCTTGtactatattttaaattgtctGAGAATTTTGAGAAAGAgatctcaccaaattttatgggGATGATCAAG AGATTAATAGATGACGAGACAGAAAAGGTGAAAGGGTATACAAAGGAAAGCCTGGTTCCCTATAGGGAGAGACTAAAAATTTTGGCTGGAGTAGTTAATCCAGAGGACCTTAATCTGTATTCTGCCGAGAAGAAGCTTATAAATGCCTACAATGGCAAGCCAGTTTTGTCACGTCCTCAACACGAGTTCTATaag GGACCTAACTACTTTGAAATAGATCTGGATATACATCGCTTTAGCTATATATCAAGGAAAGGACTTGATTCACTTCGAGACCGTGTAAAGCATGGAATACTTGATGTTGGCCTAACTATCCAG GCACAAAAGCAAGAGGAACTTCCAGAGGAAGTGTTGTGCTGCTTAagattgaataaaattgattttgttaacCATGGCCAAATTCCTACACTTATGACTCTTGACGATAACTCGGGCGTGCATTAG